In Candidatus Electrothrix scaldis, the genomic window CAAAAAAGATGGGTTATAAATTTTTGATAAATACTTGACACCGTGGTCGCAAAGGATAGTCACAATAACTCCTGTATCAAGTCGCTCACTCAGTTTTTGACAAGCTGAAAGATTTAACCCACTGCTGCCGCCAACAAAAAGGCCTTCTGTTTGCGCCAACTGATGACAGCAGGCGACAGCTTCCTCATCAGAGACATTAATGACCTCATCAATCAAAGAAAAGTCCGCGCAACCAGAGGGAGTTGCTTTTCCAGCCCCTTCAATGAAATATTTTTTTCGAGAAAGTTTTTCGAAAGGACGTTGTTTGTATTGCCAATAGTAATCAGAAACCCCTGAATACAGAGGGTCAGCAAGTACAACGTGAATGTCTCTGTTTTGCTCCTTTAAGTAGCCTGCTGTTCCACCGATACATCCAAAGGTAGAGGACGTCATAACCAGACAGCTGACCTCTCCTTGGCTTTGCCTCCATATCTCCGGCCCCAAGGTTGCATAATAAGCCTGGGGATTATCAGGATTATCGTACTGATTAATATCAAAATAGCCGTGTTTTTTTGCCAGCTCCCCGGCATACTCCATATATTCTTCTTCATCAACAACAAGAAGCTTGGCATTAAAGGCGCGGATATGATCCCTTTTCTCGGAGCTGCATTTCTCAGAAGTGACCACAATAACCTTATATCCCTTTACCGCCCCCAGCATAGCGACACTTAAGCCGGTGTTTCCGCTTGAAGCACAAATGATAGTGTCTCCTGGCTGCAAATCTTTTTTTCCTTCTGCCTCAAGCAATATATAGTTGATCAAGCGATCCTTCATACTTAGGCCAGGATTCATAAACTCACACTTTGCATAGAGTTGGACAGAATCGTTCACCATTGTACTCACATCAACCAGTGGAGTATCACCGATTAAATCAACAAGTCTTTTTGGAGCCAAAGAAGTCGTCATGATTTTCTGAATTCTAGAATATAGATTTTCTTCTTCCACTGCTCACCTTGCCAAATGAGCTCACGTCCTATCCGTTCATCCTCTTGCATCTCTTCCACAGCCGGATAAAAAACTTCTCGTAGCGGCACAGTTGCGACGCATTTCCTTATCCCTGCCAAGCCCGCCTGGCTTGCATATTCCAACACGTTATCAATGAACAGTACTGATGAAATTCCAAGATAGGCTCTGCTCCTTGCAGGCAAAGAGTCAGACAGCCATTCTATAAATTGATCAATCAAGTTACGACCATCAGCTCCGCCATCACGAAAAACGCGTTCCCGGCTATCGCTGTATCGTGTAATTGGTACAAGATCTGTCGGTAGTTGCGGCGGGTTAAAAAAAACAGCATCCAGCTGGTATTCAGTCGGATCAATCTGCTGAAAAGGAATATTGAGGAGACAATAGGAGGATTCAGCAATGCGATGATGCCGCAGGTTTTGCTGCGTCAAGCGAATCGCATCTTTTTGAATATCATTAAAACAAACAAAGCTGCTTTCGTTAAGCAGGGCATATATCCCGACAATGCCGCTTCCGCAGCCGATATCCAGCAGGCGCGCAGGACGTTCCTGCGACAGAGCCTCGCACATCAGTTTGCTAAACGGAGTTTTTTCAGGAATGCCCTCGTTGTTATACAGGTGAAGCTCATCAAATTGTACGACCATAATCAACTCGGTCCTTAAGTCTTTTCTTATAAAGTAAACCTAACTGTTACAGATTTAGGGGAGCAGCCTTGATTGGATCATCAAGCCTGAAATCTCAAAAGCAAGAAACCAACAACTTATGTTTATGCCCTTCTTTCAGGTGACTTTTAGAAGCTCTCCGGCGAACAAATTAACTTACTGATATCCCATTATTTGAGATAGCCTCCCCTAATTCCGTAACAGTCAGAAAAAAATCTATAGCTCTATAACGAAGCAGTCTTAAAAGCTTTCACCCGCCCGCTGCCCTGCCAGCCCGCCTGACGAGCCTGAACAACGAAATCAAGCGTGATGTCCCATTTATTGAGAGGGCTAATCAGGTATAATCCATCAATAAAAGATGAAATTTTCTCTACCAGCTCTGCCGTATATTCCAGAGCCGCCTTACGCTGGTCCGCCACCTCAGCAAAAGAGGCAAGTCGCTTGCGCAAATCAGCGGGGACATCAATGCCAGGGACTTCATTATGAAGAAATTCGGCATTTCTTGAGGATATAAGGGGAAAAATACCAGGGAACATGAGTATATTGATATGCTGAACCTGCTCCATCATTTGCTCAACCTCATCAGCAGAAAATAGAGGCTGGGTCATGGCATAGCGAGCGCCGAAAGCAACTTTTTTCTCAAGTCGTCGGATTTGCAGGTCAGGTGAGGCAGGACGAAAACTAAATGCAGCACCAATGGAAAAATTGGCCTGTTGTCTTAAAGGGCTTCCAGCCATATTCACCCCTCGATTCAGACTGTCCAGCATCCTGATTAAACCAGCAGAGCGTAAATCAAACACTCCGCTCACACCTGGTTGGTCAGTACCTGCTGCCGAGTCTCCAGAAACAGCCAGCACAGCTTCAATCCCCAGAAGATGCGCTTCCATCATGCGGGATTGGAGCCCCAAGGCATTAAGGTCACGCCCTGTCTGATGGATAATGGTTTGCACCCCAGTCCGTTGCCGAATTAAAGAGGCCATACCAAGATTCCCTGCCCGCAAGATAGCGAGTGGATTTTCTCCAAGAGAGATGGCATCAACCCCGGCCTCGGTCAGACGCTCAGCGCCAGTCAAAACAGGCTCTACATCAAGATGGGTGGGGGGATCAAGTTCAGCTATAATAGGTAAACGCCCCGGCTGAAGATTCTCAAGAAACCCGCCATTGCGGTTTTCTTGAGTGATATTTTCCTGTACCTTTTCTTTGACTTTGACTTCCCGGACCTGAATACGTACCGGTTTAATTTTCAGGACAGAACGAAATTCCTGGATATGCGCAGGGATTGTACCACAACACCCGCCGATGAGATGAACCCCCTTGCGGATCATTTCCTTGGCTCTGGAAGCCATATAGCCAGGTTGAGCCGGGTAGATCATGCGGTGCCCAACCACTTCCGGCATACCCGCATTAGGAAAAGCGGAAAGCGGAATACCTTCCCCTGCCAAGGTGGACATTCTGTCAATAGCCGAAACCATAGCATCAATACCCCGCCCGCAATTGGTCCCCACTATGTCAGCACCAGCTTTAATCATAGCTCTACCGCAGAGCAAAGCATCCTCTCCCTGAACGCTCATCTCACGGGCCGGAAAAACCATTTGACCGATAAGCGGGAGATCAGGAGCTTCACTCCGAGCGACTTCAATAGCAAGCAGTATTTCGCACAGGCTCGAATAGGTCTCAACAATCAGGACATCAACGCCTCCGAGTGCCAAGCCACGGATTTGTTCGCGCAGGCTCTCCCGTATATCATCTGTGGAAAACTCCTCATCATCGCAAGGAAAGTTAATTCCAGAAGGACCAACAGACCCGGCAACGTATACTTGGTGCCCAGCCGCCTTTACAGCAATTTCTGCCCCAATCCGGTTAATCTCCTCTACACGTTCTTCTGCTCCAGATTCACGGAGCTTAAAACGATTAGCACCGAAAGTATTGGTCTCAATCAGCTGACTTCCTGACCGAATATATTCTTCATGAGCACTAAAAATAATATCTGGAGCCTGCACATTCAGCAGGTCCAGATTTCTACCTCGTTCAACACCGCGTTCAAACAGATACGAGCCAAGGGCACCATCCGCCAGCACAACATGATCATGAATATATTCGATAAAAGGAGGTTTCATTACGCGTTTTTTGACCACTTACTCCCGTTGCTTATAGCGTGCTTTAGTTAATATTCTTAGCGAGGTATTCTGATCGCTCATTAACTTACCCACATCTTCCTGCATAAAAAAGACATACAATAAGAGACGAGCAACGTATCCAGATTACTTTTTCTTGGCAGTAGTCGTTTTTTTCCAACCACCAAGAGCAATATCAACTACCTCATCCATATGGGTGACAGGAAAGAAAGAGAGCTTTTTACGCATCTCATCAGGAATCTCCACCAAATCCTTTTCATTATCAAAAGGAATAATAATTTTCTTAATTCCTGCCCGCAGGGCGGCAAGGGCCTTTTCCTTCAGACCACCGATAGGCAGTACCCGGCCACGTAGCGTGACTTCTCCAGTCATAGCTACTCCCTTTTTCACCATTTGCCCGGTAATTGCCGAGCATAGTGCTGTCGTCATGGTAATACCGGCTGAGGGCCCATCTTTAGGAATTGCTCCAGCAGGGACATGGACATGGATATCAATGGTATCAAAATACTCATTCTTTACCCCAAGGGCCTCGCTTCGACTCCGACAATAGGTCAAGGCAGCCTGAGCTGATTCCTTCATCACATCGCCGAGCTGACCAGTCAAAATGAGTTTGCCTTTACCAGGCAGGACAGAGGTCTCAATATGCAGCAAGGCTCCTCCCACAGATGTCCATGCAAGACCAATTGCCAAACCAGGCTGTTGTAAGGTGTCGAGCTCGGTTTCCGGCAGATATTTAGGCGGTCCCAGATATTTTTGCACGGTATTTTTGGAAATCGTATACGGGCCTTTACCGCCTTCAGCGATCTTACGCGCCAACTTACGGCAAATTTTGCCCAGTTCACGTTCAAGATTTCTGACCCCGGCTTCCAGGGTATAATTGGTGATAATCAACTCCATAATATCATCATCCAACCTGATAAGACTCAGCTTGATCCCGTTCTCCTTTACCTGTCTTGGCAAAAGGTATTTCCTTGCGATAACGAGTTTTTCCTCCAGCGTATAACCGGCAAGACGGATAACCTCCATTCTGTCCATAAGCGGCCCAGGAATGGTGTCTGTCCGGTTGGCCGTAGTAATAAACATG contains:
- a CDS encoding cysteine synthase family protein, whose protein sequence is MEEENLYSRIQKIMTTSLAPKRLVDLIGDTPLVDVSTMVNDSVQLYAKCEFMNPGLSMKDRLINYILLEAEGKKDLQPGDTIICASSGNTGLSVAMLGAVKGYKVIVVTSEKCSSEKRDHIRAFNAKLLVVDEEEYMEYAGELAKKHGYFDINQYDNPDNPQAYYATLGPEIWRQSQGEVSCLVMTSSTFGCIGGTAGYLKEQNRDIHVVLADPLYSGVSDYYWQYKQRPFEKLSRKKYFIEGAGKATPSGCADFSLIDEVINVSDEEAVACCHQLAQTEGLFVGGSSGLNLSACQKLSERLDTGVIVTILCDHGVKYLSKIYNPSFLQEQHIEVLNV
- a CDS encoding methyltransferase: MVVQFDELHLYNNEGIPEKTPFSKLMCEALSQERPARLLDIGCGSGIVGIYALLNESSFVCFNDIQKDAIRLTQQNLRHHRIAESSYCLLNIPFQQIDPTEYQLDAVFFNPPQLPTDLVPITRYSDSRERVFRDGGADGRNLIDQFIEWLSDSLPARSRAYLGISSVLFIDNVLEYASQAGLAGIRKCVATVPLREVFYPAVEEMQEDERIGRELIWQGEQWKKKIYILEFRKS
- a CDS encoding bifunctional homocysteine S-methyltransferase/methylenetetrahydrofolate reductase codes for the protein MKPPFIEYIHDHVVLADGALGSYLFERGVERGRNLDLLNVQAPDIIFSAHEEYIRSGSQLIETNTFGANRFKLRESGAEERVEEINRIGAEIAVKAAGHQVYVAGSVGPSGINFPCDDEEFSTDDIRESLREQIRGLALGGVDVLIVETYSSLCEILLAIEVARSEAPDLPLIGQMVFPAREMSVQGEDALLCGRAMIKAGADIVGTNCGRGIDAMVSAIDRMSTLAGEGIPLSAFPNAGMPEVVGHRMIYPAQPGYMASRAKEMIRKGVHLIGGCCGTIPAHIQEFRSVLKIKPVRIQVREVKVKEKVQENITQENRNGGFLENLQPGRLPIIAELDPPTHLDVEPVLTGAERLTEAGVDAISLGENPLAILRAGNLGMASLIRQRTGVQTIIHQTGRDLNALGLQSRMMEAHLLGIEAVLAVSGDSAAGTDQPGVSGVFDLRSAGLIRMLDSLNRGVNMAGSPLRQQANFSIGAAFSFRPASPDLQIRRLEKKVAFGARYAMTQPLFSADEVEQMMEQVQHINILMFPGIFPLISSRNAEFLHNEVPGIDVPADLRKRLASFAEVADQRKAALEYTAELVEKISSFIDGLYLISPLNKWDITLDFVVQARQAGWQGSGRVKAFKTASL